One window from the genome of Streptomyces sp. NBC_00708 encodes:
- a CDS encoding M56 family metallopeptidase encodes MWVSLALLLLGALAAVVAPRLMARAEWPEREPVVALWVWQCVVVAVLLCFGLSMTFSAAVAWQAVRGHVFAPAPHAVVEAYALAGHGPWSAVMAVLLALGGVWTAAMLARVIHRAQLRRRQRRAELLVRAPLMPGEEPGSGRLVVLEGERPDAWWLPGAAPRLVITTAALGRLKGRQLDAVLAHEQGHAQARHDWLLNCSEALASGFPQVPVFAAFRNEMHRLVELAADDVASRRFGRLTIALALVELNEDRGVFGPCPTADAELPQRVNRLLAPAGRLTAGRRLRLTAAAALVPVVPLLVAFIPGLSALK; translated from the coding sequence ATGTGGGTCTCCCTAGCGCTGCTGCTGCTCGGTGCACTGGCCGCCGTCGTGGCCCCGCGCCTGATGGCGCGGGCCGAGTGGCCGGAGCGAGAGCCCGTGGTGGCCCTGTGGGTGTGGCAGTGCGTGGTGGTCGCCGTGCTGCTCTGCTTCGGCCTCTCCATGACGTTCAGCGCCGCCGTGGCGTGGCAGGCGGTACGCGGCCATGTCTTCGCGCCCGCGCCGCACGCCGTCGTCGAGGCGTACGCGCTCGCGGGCCACGGGCCGTGGTCGGCGGTGATGGCGGTCCTGCTGGCCCTCGGCGGGGTGTGGACGGCCGCCATGCTGGCCCGGGTGATCCACCGCGCGCAGCTGCGGCGCAGGCAGCGGCGGGCCGAACTCCTGGTGCGCGCCCCCCTGATGCCCGGCGAGGAGCCCGGGAGCGGGCGGCTGGTGGTGCTGGAGGGTGAGCGCCCCGACGCCTGGTGGCTGCCCGGGGCCGCGCCCCGACTCGTCATCACCACGGCCGCACTGGGCCGGCTGAAGGGACGCCAGCTCGACGCGGTCCTGGCCCATGAGCAGGGCCATGCGCAGGCGCGGCACGACTGGCTGCTCAACTGCTCGGAGGCGCTGGCTTCCGGGTTCCCGCAGGTGCCGGTCTTCGCGGCCTTCCGCAACGAGATGCACCGGCTGGTCGAGCTGGCCGCCGACGACGTGGCCTCACGGCGCTTCGGCCGGCTGACGATCGCGCTCGCCCTGGTCGAACTCAACGAGGACCGGGGCGTGTTCGGCCCCTGCCCGACCGCGGACGCGGAGCTGCCGCAGCGGGTGAACCGGCTGCTGGCCCCGGCGGGCAGGCTCACCGCCGGGCGTCGGCTGCGGCTGACCGCCGCGGCGGCCCTGGTGCCCGTGGTACCGCTGCTGGTGGCTTTCATCCCGGGGCTCAGCGCCCTGAAGTAG
- a CDS encoding phosphatase PAP2 family protein, with protein MHIPSLSPVGHVRTASPLARAGAVCAVLGGAVTALVVARWRPLTDLDQRVADALHRRAVSEPGFVHVNRLLTDWLWDPWTFRALIGVAVVTLWWRGARPLAVWVAATTLLSALIQQGIKAAVGRDRPRWADPVDTASYAAYPSGHAMTATVSCGLLLWLLNRSGTRPRVWRAAVGAAAVSVLGVGLTRLYLGVHWPSDVLGGWLLGATLAAFAVCGFDRFPGHGPGPDRAQRPGRGL; from the coding sequence ATGCACATCCCGTCGCTCTCCCCCGTCGGCCATGTCCGCACCGCCTCGCCCCTCGCTCGGGCGGGGGCCGTCTGCGCGGTGCTCGGCGGGGCGGTGACGGCCCTGGTCGTGGCCCGGTGGCGACCGCTGACGGACCTGGACCAGCGGGTCGCGGACGCACTGCACCGGCGGGCGGTGAGCGAGCCCGGCTTCGTCCATGTCAACCGGCTGCTGACGGACTGGCTCTGGGACCCGTGGACGTTCCGCGCCCTGATCGGCGTCGCGGTGGTGACCCTGTGGTGGCGTGGCGCACGGCCCCTCGCGGTGTGGGTCGCGGCAACGACCCTGCTCTCCGCACTGATCCAGCAGGGGATCAAGGCCGCCGTCGGCCGGGACCGGCCCCGGTGGGCCGACCCGGTGGACACCGCCTCGTACGCGGCCTACCCCTCGGGGCACGCGATGACCGCGACGGTGAGCTGCGGACTGCTGCTGTGGCTGCTGAACCGGTCCGGCACCCGGCCCCGGGTGTGGCGGGCAGCCGTCGGCGCGGCGGCCGTCTCGGTGCTGGGTGTCGGACTCACCCGGCTGTATCTGGGCGTGCACTGGCCGTCCGACGTGCTGGGCGGGTGGCTCCTGGGGGCGACGCTGGCGGCCTTCGCGGTCTGCGGCTTCGACCGGTTCCCGGGGCACGGCCCGGGGCCCGACCGGGCGCAGCGCCCCGGCCGGGGCCTCTGA
- a CDS encoding HAD-IA family hydrolase — protein sequence MPIKGALFDFSGTLFRIESVRSWLAATLAERGVSVDEPNFERYAAELEAYGALPGGPNPQQMPDGLADGWAHRDESAELHRAVYTGLARQVALPDPGLYDALYDRHLTPDAWRPYPDAAEVLAGLSEAGVPVGIVSNIGWDLRPVFRAHGLDRYVDAYVLSFEHGVQKPDARLFHTACTLLGQDPTDVVMVGDDRHADGGAAALGCEVRFVRHLPVSERPDALRELGLTGKVA from the coding sequence ATGCCGATCAAGGGTGCCCTCTTCGACTTCTCCGGGACATTGTTCCGGATCGAATCCGTCCGTTCCTGGCTCGCCGCGACCCTCGCCGAGCGGGGCGTGAGCGTGGACGAGCCCAACTTCGAGCGCTACGCGGCGGAGCTGGAGGCGTACGGCGCGCTGCCGGGCGGGCCCAACCCGCAGCAGATGCCCGACGGGCTGGCGGACGGGTGGGCGCACCGCGACGAGAGCGCGGAGCTGCACCGCGCGGTGTACACCGGTCTGGCTCGCCAGGTGGCGCTGCCCGATCCGGGACTGTACGACGCGCTGTACGACCGCCATCTGACCCCGGACGCCTGGCGCCCCTACCCGGACGCGGCGGAGGTGCTGGCCGGGCTGAGCGAGGCCGGCGTCCCGGTCGGGATCGTCAGCAACATCGGCTGGGACCTGCGGCCCGTCTTCCGGGCGCACGGTCTGGACCGCTATGTGGACGCGTACGTGCTGTCCTTCGAGCACGGCGTCCAGAAGCCGGACGCACGTCTCTTCCACACCGCGTGCACACTTCTGGGACAGGACCCGACGGATGTGGTGATGGTCGGCGACGACCGGCACGCCGACGGCGGGGCCGCGGCGCTGGGCTGCGAGGTGCGTTTCGTACGCCATCTGCCCGTGTCGGAGCGGCCCGACGCCCTACGGGAGCTCGGACTGACCGGGAAGGTTGCCTGA
- a CDS encoding helix-turn-helix domain-containing protein: MTPASTTDPAAGVRTLAHPAREDIRIEAVLHALSDPVRLCVVRELAAAEGELTCSRFDLPVTKSTSTHHFRVLRESGIVQQTYRGTAKMNGLRRADLEALFPGLLDRVLEAAARQEDRLGQG, translated from the coding sequence GTGACCCCCGCCAGCACCACCGACCCGGCAGCGGGCGTGCGCACTCTGGCCCATCCCGCCCGCGAGGACATCAGGATCGAGGCGGTCCTGCATGCCCTCTCCGATCCGGTGCGGCTGTGCGTCGTACGCGAACTGGCCGCCGCCGAGGGCGAACTCACCTGTTCCCGCTTCGACCTTCCGGTCACCAAGTCCACCAGCACGCACCACTTCCGGGTGCTGCGGGAGAGCGGCATCGTCCAGCAGACCTACCGGGGCACCGCCAAGATGAACGGGCTGCGCCGGGCGGATCTGGAAGCGTTGTTCCCCGGGCTGCTCGACCGTGTCCTGGAGGCGGCGGCCCGCCAGGAGGACCGCCTCGGGCAGGGCTGA